From Nicotiana tabacum cultivar K326 chromosome 20, ASM71507v2, whole genome shotgun sequence, one genomic window encodes:
- the LOC107811552 gene encoding uncharacterized protein LOC107811552 — MASKLWFLHNLHIPPPASCSPRRQNVPAASAINSANTILQHPKLLSNIDKYIPLDFPKSSRKLNRSVTTIRSQLNFPIISPQDQWGTWTALFATGAFGIWSEKTKFGGALSGALVSTLVGLAASNLGIIACEAPAYKIVTGFLLPLAVPLLLFRADMRRVLQSTGTLLLSFLLGSVATTIGTVVAFWMVPMRSLGQDGWKIAAALMGRHIGGAVNYVAISEALETSPSVVTAGLAADNLICAVYFTTLFALASKIPAEATPSATDDKIDGKSESGNTLPVLQSATALAVSFAICKAGDFLTKHFGIQGGTLPIITAIVVILATSFPKQFADLAPSGEAMALILMQVFFAFIGANGSILNVINTAPSIFLFALVQIGVHLAVILGVGKLLRFELKQLLIASNANVGGPTTACGMATAKGWISLVVPGILAGIFGITIATFLGIAFGQLVLKFM; from the exons ATGGCGTCAAAGCTTTGGTTTCTACACAATTTGCACATTCCACCGCCGGCATCGTGTTCTCCTCGCCGCCAAAATGTCCCAGCGGCCTCAGCAATTAATTCAGCTAATACAATACTTCAACATCCGAAGTTATTGTCGAACATTGACAAATACATACCGCTGGATTTCCCCAAGAGCTCGAGGAAGTTGAACCGCTCTGTTACTACTATCAGATCCCAATTGAATTTTCCCATCATTTCACCACAAGATCAATGGGGCACCTGGACCGCTCTCTTCGCTACCGGCGCTTTTGGCATTTG GTCGGAGAAGACCAAGTTTGGGGGTGCACTAAGTGGTGCACTAGTAAGTACACTGGTTGGTCTTGCAGCAAGTAACTTGGGCATTATAGCTTGTGAAGCGCCTGCATATAAAATTGTAACAGGATTCTTGCTTCCACTTGCTGTTCCCTTGCTGTTGTTCAGAGCGGATATGCGTCGCGTACTACAGTCCACTGGAACACTGCTCTTGTCGTTTTTGCTTGGATCAG TTGCAACTACTATCGGGACTGTGGTGGCCTTTTGGATGGTTCCGATGCGATCACTTGGTCAAGATGGGTGGAAGATAGCTGCTGCTCTTATGGGAAGACACATAGGTGGAG CTGTCAATTATGTGGCTATTTCCGAAGCTCTGGAGACATCACCTTCAGTTGTCACTGCTGGATTGGCTGCTGATAATCTTATTTGTGCAGTATACTTCACAACATTATTTGCATTGGCTTCCAAAATACCTGCTGAGGCTACTCCTTCAGCCACTG ATGACAAGATCGATGGGAAGTCAGAATCTGGCAACACGCTACCTGTACTGCAGAGTGCTACTGCTCTTGCTGTGTCCTTTGCCATATGCAAAGCTGGAGACTTTTTGACTAAGCATTTTGGTATTCAAGGAGGTACCCTTCCCATTATTACAGCCATTGTTGTCATTCTAGCAACTTCATTTCCCAAGCAGTTTGCTGACCTTGCGCCTTCTGGTGAGGCTATGGCATTGATTCTGATGCAG GTATTTTTTGCATTCATTGGTGCCAACGGGAGCATATTAAACGTTATCAATACAGCACCCAGTATTTTCCTGTTTGCTTTAGTCCAGATTGGGGTCCATCTGGCGGTGATACTCGGAGTTGGGAAACTGCTCCGATTTGAACTGAAACAATTGCTCATAGCATCAAATGCAAACGTAGGAGGCCCAACAACAGCTTGTGGTATGGCCACTGCCAAAGGATGGATTTCTTTGGTTGTTCCTGGCATTCTTGCTGGTATTTTTGGTATTACTATTGCTACTTTTCTCGGTATTGCTTTTGGGCAGCTCGTCCTTAAATTCATGTAA